Proteins from one Oryza sativa Japonica Group chromosome 12, ASM3414082v1 genomic window:
- the LOC4352853 gene encoding thaumatin-like protein, whose amino-acid sequence MASPATSSAVLLVVVLVAAGTANAAIFTITNQCPYTVWPAATPVGGGVQLNPGDTWTIDVPAGTSSGRVWGRTGCSFNGAGTGSCATGDCAGALSCTLSGQKPLTLAEFTLAGSAGGSQQLDFYDVSVIDGFNVGMSFSCSSGETLTCRDSCCPDNTKLRHCNANSNYQVLFCP is encoded by the coding sequence ATGGCGTCTCCGGCCACCTCTTCCGCAgtgctcctcgtcgtcgtcctggtCGCCGCCGGGACTGCGAACGCGGCCATCTTCACCATCACCAACCAGTGCCCGTACACGgtgtggccggcggcgacgccggtgggcggcggcgtgcagcTGAACCCGGGGGACACGTGGACCATCGACGTGCCCGCGGGGACCAGCTCCGGCAGGGTGTGGGGCCGGACCGGCTGCAGCTTCAACGGCGCCGGCACCGGCAGCTGCGCCACCGGCGACTGCGCCGGCGCGCTGTCGTGCACCCTCTCCGGCCAGAAGCCGCTGACGTTGGCGGAGTTCACGCTGGCGGGCTCCGCCGGCGGCAGCCAGCAGCTGGATTTCTACGACGTGTCGGTGATCGACGGGTTCAACGTGGGGATGAGCTTCTCCTGCAGCTCCGGCGAGACGCTGACGTGCAGGGACAGCTGCTGCCCCGACAACACCAAGCTGCGCCACTGCAACGCCAACAGCAACTACCAAGTCCTCTTCTGCCCATAA
- the LOC4352850 gene encoding dihydroceramide fatty acyl 2-hydroxylase FAH1: MVAEAFTVDLNEPLVFQVGHLGEQYQEWVHQPIVSKEGPRLFANDVLEFLTRTEWWAIPLIWLPVVCWCLTKSVEMGHTLSEVALMVVFGICLWTLIEYIMHRFLFHINTKSYWTNTAHYLLHGIHHKHPTDGLRLVFPPAAAAILCFPFWNLIRLITTPTTTHGVFGGGLLGYVMYDCTHYYLHHGQPSSDPGKHLKKYHLNHHFRIQNKGFGITSTLWDHVFGTLPSTKTIDKKSS; this comes from the exons ATGGTTGCAGAGGCCTTTACAGTAGATTTGAATGAACCTCTTGTATTTCAG GTTGGACATTTAGGTGAGCAGTATCAGGAATGGGTTCACCAACCAATTGTTAGCAAGGAGGGGCCAAGACTTTTTGCCAACGATGTCTTAGAG TTCTTAACACGCACGGAATGGTGGGCAATTCCTCTTATCTGGTTGCCTGTTGTATGTTGGTGCCTGACTAAATCAGTCGAAATGGGACACACACTTTCAGAAGTAGCTCTGATGGTTGTGTTTGGAATATGCCTATGGACATTGATCGAGTATATAATGCATCGATTCCTGTTCCACATAAATACTAAAAGTTACTG GACAAACACAGCACATTACCTTCTTCATGGAATTCATCACAAGCACCCGACTGACGGCCTTCGACTTGTCTTTCCACCAGCAGCTGCAGCTATCTTGTGCTTTCCG TTCTGGAATCTAATCAGGCTAATTACTACTCCGACTACAACTCACGGCGTGTTTGGAGGCGGCCTGTTGGGTTATGTGATGTATGACTGCACACACTACTATCTGCATCATGGGCAGCCGTCATCTGATCCAGGAAAACACCTCAAG AAATACCATCTGAACCATCACTTCAGAATCCAAAACAAGGGGTTCGGAATAACATCGACGCTGTGGGATCATGTGTTTGGTACATTGCCCTCGACGAAAACCATCGACAAGAAGAGCTCTTGA
- the LOC4352851 gene encoding methionine aminopeptidase 2B isoform X1 — protein MAGGSADAVTKEMEALLVGQNPNAVSGETCETSSKEGKVADSNGSHSSPPEDDDDEAQGDGPSQDGGSEAAKKKKKKSKSKKKKGPLQQTDPPSIPIDELFPSGDFPEGEIQQYKDDNLWRTTSEEKRELERLQKPMYNAVRRAAEVHRQVRKHMRSILKPGMLMIDLCETLENMVRKLIKENGLQAGIAFPTGCSLNWVAAHWTPNSGDKTVLQYDDVMKLDFGTHIDGYIVDCAFTVAFNPMFDSLLQASKDATNTGVKEAGIDARLCDVGAAIQEVMESYEVEINGKVFQIKSVRNLNGHSIGPYQIHAGKSVPIVKGGEQTKMEEGEFYAIETFGSTGKGFVREDLECSHYMKNFDVGHVPLRVAKAKQLLGTINNNFGTLAFCRRYLDRLGETKYLMALKNLCDVGIVQPYPPLCDVRGSYVSQFEHTILLRPTCKEVISRGDDY, from the exons ATGGCTGGCGGCTCTGCTGATGCAGTGACCAAGGAGATGGAGGCGCTACTCGTTGGACAAAATCCA AATGCGGTTAGTGGAGAAACATGCGAGACCTCATCAAAAGAAGGCAAAGTTGCAGATAGCAATGGATCTCATTCTTCACCAccagaagatgatgatgatgaagcgCAAGGGGATGGTCCATCTCAAGATGGAGGATCAG AAGCtgcaaagaagaaaaagaagaaaagcaaaTCCAA AAAGAAGAAAGGCCCTCTTCAGCAGACTGATCCTCCATCAATTCCCATAGACGAACTTTTCCCATCAGGAGATTTCCCCGAGGGTGAAATTCAGCAATATAAGGATGA TAACTTATGGAGAACAACTAGTGAGGAAAAGAGGGAACTGGAGCGGCTACAAAAGCCGATGTACAATGCTGTTCGCCGAGCAGCAGAAGTTCATAGACAG GTCCGGAAGCATATGAGGAGCATTTTGAAGCCTGGAATGCTAATGATTGATCTATGTGAAACTTTGGAAAATATGGTTAGGAAACTTATCAAGGAGAATGGTCTGCAAGCTGGTATTGCCTTTCCAACAGGGTGTTCCTTGAATTG GGTTGCAGCTCACTGGACTCCAAATTCTGGTGATAAAACTGTACTACAATATGATGATGTAATGAAGTTGGATTTTGGGACACACATAGATG GGTACATAGTCGATTGTGCATTCACTGTTGCATTCAATCCCATGTTTGATTCATTGCTTCAAGCCTCAAAAGATGCCACTAATACTGGAGTCAAG GAAGCTGGAATAGATGCACGGCTATGTGATGTTGGTGCAGCAATCCAAGAAGTCATGGAGTCGTACGAGGTTGAGATTAATGGAAAAGTTTTCCAAA TCAAAAGTGTGCGGAACCTCAATGGACACAGCATTGGACCATACCAAATCCACGCTGGAAAATCAGTTCCAATTGTGAAAGGTGGAGAGCAAACAAAAATGGAAGAGGGGGAATTTTATGCCATTGAAACTTTTGGATCTACAG GAAAGGGATTTGTAAGGGAGGATTTAGAATGCAGTCATTACATGAAGAACTTTGATGTTGGACATGTACCTCTGAGGGTAGCAAAGGCTAAGCAACTACTTGGAACGATTAACAACAATTTCGGAACGCTTGCTTTTTGTCGCCGGTACTTGGACCGCCTTGGTGAGACCAAGTATCTCATGGCACTGAAAAATCTATGCGACGTTGGTATTGTTCAG CCGTATCCTCCATTGTGCGACGTGAGGGGAAGCTATGTGTCACAATTTGAGCACACCATCTTACTCCGGCCAACCTGCAAGGAAGTCATATCCAGAGGCGACGACTACTGA
- the LOC4352852 gene encoding thaumatin-like protein precursor produces MASPATSSAVLVVVLVATLAAGGANAATFTITNRCSFTVWPAATPVGGGVQLSPGQTWTINVPAGTSSGRVWGRTGCSFDGSGRGSCATGDCAGALSCTLSGQKPLTLAEFTIGGSQDFYDLSVIDGYNVAMSFSCSSGVTVTCRDSRCPDAYLFPEDNTKTHACSGNSNYQVVFCP; encoded by the coding sequence ATGGCGTCTCCGGCCACCTCTTCCgctgtcctcgtcgtcgtcctggtggcgaccctcgccgccggtggcgccaacgcggcgaccttcaccatCACCAACCGGTGCTCGTTCACGgtgtggccggcggcgacgccggtgggcggcggcgtgcagcTGAGCCCGGGGCAGACGTGGACCATCAACGTGCCCGCCGGGACCAGCTCCGGCAGGGTGTGGGGCCGCACGGGCTGCAGCTTCGACGGCTCCGGCCGCGGCAGCTGCGCCACCGGCGACTGCGCCGGCGCCCTGTCGTGCACCCTCTCCGGCCAGAAGCCGCTGACGCTGGCGGAGTTCACCATCGGCGGCAGCCAGGACTTCTACGACCTGTCGGTGATCGACGGCTACAACGTCGCCATGAGCTTCTCCTGCAGCTCCGGCGTGACGGTCACCTGCAGGGACAGCCGCTGCCCCGACGCTTACCTGTTCCCCGAAGACAACACCAAGACACACGCCTGCAGCGGCAACAGCAACTACCAAGTCGTCTTCTGCCCATAA
- the LOC4352854 gene encoding thaumatin-like protein, which translates to MASPATSSAILVVVLVASLAAGGANAATFTITNRCSFTVWPAATPVGGGRQLSPGDTWTINVPAGTSSGRVWGRTGCSFDGSGRGSCATGDCGGALQCTLSGQPPLTLAEFTIGGSQDFYDLSVIDGYNLPMSFSCSSGVTVTCRDSRCPDAYLFPEDNTKTHACGGNSNYQVVFCP; encoded by the exons ATGGCGTCTCCGGCCACTTCTTCCGctatcctcgtcgtcgtcctggtggcgagcctcgccgccggcggcgccaacgCGGCGACATTCACCATCACCAACCGGTGCTCGTTCACGgtgtggccggcggcgacgccggtgggcggcggcaggcAGCTGAGCCCGGGTGATACGTGGACCATCAACGTACCCGCCGGGACAAGCTCCGGCAGGGTGTGGGGCCGCACGGGCTGCAGCTTCGACGGCTCCGGCCGTGGCAGCTGCGCCAccggcgactgcggcggcgcGCT ACAGTGCACGCTCTCCGGGCAGCCGCCGCTGACGCTGGCGGAGTTCACCATCGGCGGCAGCCAGGACTTCTACGACCTGTCGGTGATCGACGGCTACAACTTGCCCATGAGCTTCTCCTGCAGCTCCGGCGTGACGGTCACCTGCAGGGACAGCCGCTGCCCCGATGCTTACCTCTTCCCCGAAGACAACACCAAGACACACGCCTGCGGCGGCAACAGCAACTACCAAGTCGTCTTCTGCCCATAA
- the LOC4352851 gene encoding methionine aminopeptidase 2B isoform X2, which yields MEALLVGQNPNAVSGETCETSSKEGKVADSNGSHSSPPEDDDDEAQGDGPSQDGGSEAAKKKKKKSKSKKKKGPLQQTDPPSIPIDELFPSGDFPEGEIQQYKDDNLWRTTSEEKRELERLQKPMYNAVRRAAEVHRQVRKHMRSILKPGMLMIDLCETLENMVRKLIKENGLQAGIAFPTGCSLNWVAAHWTPNSGDKTVLQYDDVMKLDFGTHIDGYIVDCAFTVAFNPMFDSLLQASKDATNTGVKEAGIDARLCDVGAAIQEVMESYEVEINGKVFQIKSVRNLNGHSIGPYQIHAGKSVPIVKGGEQTKMEEGEFYAIETFGSTGKGFVREDLECSHYMKNFDVGHVPLRVAKAKQLLGTINNNFGTLAFCRRYLDRLGETKYLMALKNLCDVGIVQPYPPLCDVRGSYVSQFEHTILLRPTCKEVISRGDDY from the exons ATGGAGGCGCTACTCGTTGGACAAAATCCA AATGCGGTTAGTGGAGAAACATGCGAGACCTCATCAAAAGAAGGCAAAGTTGCAGATAGCAATGGATCTCATTCTTCACCAccagaagatgatgatgatgaagcgCAAGGGGATGGTCCATCTCAAGATGGAGGATCAG AAGCtgcaaagaagaaaaagaagaaaagcaaaTCCAA AAAGAAGAAAGGCCCTCTTCAGCAGACTGATCCTCCATCAATTCCCATAGACGAACTTTTCCCATCAGGAGATTTCCCCGAGGGTGAAATTCAGCAATATAAGGATGA TAACTTATGGAGAACAACTAGTGAGGAAAAGAGGGAACTGGAGCGGCTACAAAAGCCGATGTACAATGCTGTTCGCCGAGCAGCAGAAGTTCATAGACAG GTCCGGAAGCATATGAGGAGCATTTTGAAGCCTGGAATGCTAATGATTGATCTATGTGAAACTTTGGAAAATATGGTTAGGAAACTTATCAAGGAGAATGGTCTGCAAGCTGGTATTGCCTTTCCAACAGGGTGTTCCTTGAATTG GGTTGCAGCTCACTGGACTCCAAATTCTGGTGATAAAACTGTACTACAATATGATGATGTAATGAAGTTGGATTTTGGGACACACATAGATG GGTACATAGTCGATTGTGCATTCACTGTTGCATTCAATCCCATGTTTGATTCATTGCTTCAAGCCTCAAAAGATGCCACTAATACTGGAGTCAAG GAAGCTGGAATAGATGCACGGCTATGTGATGTTGGTGCAGCAATCCAAGAAGTCATGGAGTCGTACGAGGTTGAGATTAATGGAAAAGTTTTCCAAA TCAAAAGTGTGCGGAACCTCAATGGACACAGCATTGGACCATACCAAATCCACGCTGGAAAATCAGTTCCAATTGTGAAAGGTGGAGAGCAAACAAAAATGGAAGAGGGGGAATTTTATGCCATTGAAACTTTTGGATCTACAG GAAAGGGATTTGTAAGGGAGGATTTAGAATGCAGTCATTACATGAAGAACTTTGATGTTGGACATGTACCTCTGAGGGTAGCAAAGGCTAAGCAACTACTTGGAACGATTAACAACAATTTCGGAACGCTTGCTTTTTGTCGCCGGTACTTGGACCGCCTTGGTGAGACCAAGTATCTCATGGCACTGAAAAATCTATGCGACGTTGGTATTGTTCAG CCGTATCCTCCATTGTGCGACGTGAGGGGAAGCTATGTGTCACAATTTGAGCACACCATCTTACTCCGGCCAACCTGCAAGGAAGTCATATCCAGAGGCGACGACTACTGA